The window ACGAAACAGAACAGGTGCTTGGGGTCATTCTAATTGATAGTTACAAGAGTATTACTATTATGTTGCAAGGAGTAAATGAAGAGCACCAATATTTTGGACCTAATAAGAAATGCTAATGCCGCAGCTTTGAAAGATAATAAATAGGACGATAAAAAGGGAGAAgagaaaattgtgaaaataaccACGAAAGGGAGACTTTTTTAGGTTTTCTCACGAGAAGGTTAATCAGAGGGGGAGGTGAAGAGAAGGGGAGATTGATTGTAAAGCAAATTAAGAAAGAGGTTATTGAAGGCAATCTTACATGATTGAATTTGATCCAAAGATGAAAGTTGGTTATTAATCAACTTATGTCTAGGTCTTGAATGTGAGAAACTTTGGACCACTGGGAATCGGGGCCGCTGCTCTCAGGAGTGCATCTTTCTTTTAACAGAGGAGAACCATAAACATCCAGACATTTTAGTTTGGTGAGACTTCTCATGGCATCCTCAGAGGGTAGATGTCCAAGCTCTTTGAAACCACGTAAATGCAGTTCTTCAAGAGCAGCGAAGTTTCCGAACCAATCTGGTAGAGCTTTTATACCTCCAAAGTCACGTAGCGTTAGTGACGTGAGAGTGGTCAAGTATTGGATATGAGGTGGCAGGGACTCCGTGTGTGGCAACCCAATTAAGAATAATCGACGGAGTGCGGATGacgaagaggaggaggaggatgtcAATCCAGACCAATCAAACTCAttgtaaattgaagaattttcatGATCATCACCATCATCTGAGAAGGGACCAATTGCAAGCTCCCTTAAGCCGGTTAGGAAACCAAATCCTTTGGGCGTCATGCTTGTTTTCAGTTTGGGACAACAGGTTAATCCCAGCTCCAAGAGAGCAGGCGTTTGTTGCAAATCAAGCGGAAAGGAGATAAGATTGTCGCAATAAGTCACCCAAAGCTTCTGGAGAGAGGTACAAGAGTGTAGCATGTCACCTGGCAGATTCGTCAACCCATCGCAACGACGAATCTCCAGCTCTTTAAGAGACGTAAAGTTTTGCAGGGGAAGGAGTTCTCTACATCTGTGGCACCAATTAAATTTCAAACGCGCTAACTTGGGGAGTGTTGTTGCTGACTCGGGGAGTGTTGTTGTTGTTGGCAATTCCATTAACCATCGAGGAAATTGATCGCCCATAAAATCGCAAATTACCAGCTCCTCCAAATTTGGGTGGGGTTGAAGGCCATCTAACACATCTTCATCGTTGTAATTGTCACCTTCTCGATCACGGGCCCACTCAAGACATAGCCTAAATAGATTCGCCTTTTCTGATAGTTTTGCTTCCTCAGCTCCTTCCCTATCCTTTACTAGTTTCAGATTGCGTATCTCCAATTCGCCTTTGAGGTTCTTCAAGTTTCCAAGCTCTCCAATTTGTCGACCCTTCTCTCGACCCACGTTAAAGAACCTTAGTGTCTGAAGGCAAGTCAGCCGTCCCATCTCTAGCGGCATTTGAAATTCTGTAGCAGGGGTGTAAAAGTGGAGATGTCTCAAGCTAATCAAATTGGGCGTCCCTTTCGGAAGATGTTTAACATCTGAGTTCCATAACCTCAGTGTCTGCAAATTATAAAGTTTGCAAACAGATTCCGGCAAAGTTTCACTTCTAGAACCCCCAAAGTTAATGTACCTCAAGTGTATCAGTTTGCCAATTGAGATTGGCAGATTCTCATATTCTACACCAGACAAATTGAGAACGTGCAGATTCTTCAacttcattagcatatcatcaGATAAGCTACCCCGACTTAGAAACAATGTATGAAGCAAATTTGATCGACTCTCAATAAGATTTATTGTGCCTTCTCCAAATGAGTCTATTACAAGACAACGAACCTGATTACCATTGTCTTCTGAACCAATCTCCGAATTAATGACTTTAGTAGACTTTGACATTATTGATTTTGCGACGTCGTGCACcatatcatgcattttataATACCTTCCCCAAGCGTCTCTTATTTCTTCCAGCAAAGAACTCTGCAATAAAATTTCCAAGTAATATTCTCCAATTTCCTCCATTGTTTTGTTCTCGAGACCTGCATGGAGGAAACCTTCTGCCATCCAAAGTTCGATTAGCATATCTCTTTCCATCTCAGTATCCTTAGGAAACATAGAACAATATGCAAAACATTTCTTAACGGCTGGTGATGGTAAACAATCAAAACTCAATTTAAGTATTTCCATGACACCATCTCCACCTGCACTCAAACTCGAAAGCCTATTCTCCAAAATTGATGGCcactcttcttttctctttaaagATAATAGACCTCCAATTACACTTGCAGCCAATGGTAGACCATTACATCTTTTGATTATTCTCTTTTTAATTGCTTTTAGTTCATCAGGTTCTTCTTCCCCTCcaactactttttcttttacGATTAACCAACAATGATCATCAGGTAGTTTTCCTAATGGATATGGTTCATTTTCCATCATCCCCAAAACTCGAGACACACTATGTGCCACTGGACCTAAACGAGTAGTGACCAGACACCAGCTTCCATTAGTTGGATTGAGCCCCTTCAAGGTGGTGAAAAAGTTATCCCACAATGCACGATTATCATCCCACACATCATCAAGAACTAGGAGATATCTTTTTCCCCCAAGTTGATTCTGAATGTCTTCAACGATGACATTCCTATCATCCacttcaacttttcttttcatcaattgcactaacatgagtttgaaaagttCCACTACTGGAACTTTTTTCGATACACAAACCCACAACTTTTTCTCAAATTGCCCATCAATTTGCTGATTGTTGTATATCGATTTAGCCAAAGTTGTTTTGCCTAGACCTCCCATACCAAATATGGGAAGAACAGAAACAACCTTCTCAGATGGGCTCAACAATATCTTCAATATGTTTGATTCATCATCGGCTCTTCCAATTATTGGAACAAGAACAGAGTCAGTCTGCCGAATTCCTATGTCTCCAACAGCAGGAGCAGCAGGGAGGGCAGCTGTCATCACTAACCTACTAACCAGTCCCAATCCGTTGGCTTCTTGATTTATCTCCTTCAACTTCAGTTTGACGTCCCTGACCTTAGAAGCCATTCTCCAACGAAAAGCAAGATTAATGTTAGAGAAGGAGAATACCTTGAGCTTGGGTCGGTTTCGGGACTCCACCTGGTGACGAAGAGATTCATAGTAGAGCTCATCCAACACATTCTGAGCATCATAAGCCACCTCCTCGAGACACTTCAACCATCGTTGCACTCCTCTGCTTTGGTTTTGCCTTTCCTCAGCATCAGCCAGGACATCTTTGATAAAGCCGAGAGAATGTGTCATGCTGGCCACATCCTTCTTGAACCCAACTAGCAAACCAATCCTATCAGAGGCAAGAGACACTGCCGTTTCCAATGTGACCTGTATTGTGGAGCTGATAAGAGCGTCAGCCATTTTTGCTGCGTTGGATTCAGTGTTGAGAACaagatggttttttttttatggaagGTTTTTTGCAGCGAGGAACTGGTAATCTTATCTAGGCTAGTATAATTGGTTATGAAAAAAGGAGCATTAATAATTTTTCCGCGTAGACGTGGAGTTCTTCTCTGACAAATTTGTAAGCTTTTGCATTGGCGTGTTTACAGAGTAACTTTCTCAATTATTGTAGTTGTTGGGGCATCATGTTTTCTGATTAAAAGGTGGGGCCTTCAGAATTTTTGGTTGTGGACCATATTTGTTTTTGTCCACGATCAAATCGTAAAAAGGAGAGTGAGATTCTGTTTTGGTTACATGCATGTCATTTTGTTAAtccttggaaaatgaatttggtCTGAATTTTGTTCGGTTTTGGGAAGCAATAATTAATGTTCTCTGTTTTCGCACTAGCCATGATGCATTTTGCTTCTTTGCTTAGTAATCAGGCTTGAGATTTTAAATTACCTTTTGTACTTTAGCGTTTCGAGTATATAACATGATCGGTATGAAATCCCTAGTCTTCTactcgcaacggatcttctctCCCACACTCTATGCCACTTTCTatctcactttttattatattactatttctcttacataaacatcatgttttagttctttttttgtttccttaatatccaataactattaattgagtaatacacaaaatttaacaaactcaaaaaattaaaatgcataaaaaatgagattttttatgaattttctgctatattttttaattttttattatatattgttTTTTTGAAACTGCTGtatttatttttcactcaattaatagttattggattttaaggaaacataaaagaactaaaacatgatatttatataggagaaataacaatataataaaaagtgggacagagagtggcatagagtgtgggacagaagatccgttgcgcctTCTACTCCTCTCTTTAAAATCTGATAGTCTTTAATTCAGATCGGTATTAATCTTTTTTGTTATATTATTTCTTAttactttctttttctagttgattttggatcttttttttttattacttttctaACTTTTTCTCCTCAAACTGGATGTCTCTCAATCTCTCTTGTGGGAATTCAACATACTTTAAGATGAATTTCATTTTGGCCATTATCAAGTTTGCACTTAAAGAATTAAAGTTCATATGGGGTTAAGTCATACTAATTTCATATCTTTGACATTTATTTATCACAAACCTCAATTCTTCTTTCCTCTGGTGTTTCTTTTTGGTTTCactgagccaaagctcagttgGCCCAGTGGTTGCAACTTGCAACGGCAGTTGCTTGGCATTTTCGATTCACCTTCCTTTGTAGTGTAGTAGTTGCCGGGATTCTTCAGCTGCCTTTGATCCACATTCCACATGCTTGGGGGGGCCATCGGATGTGGAAAATTCCACCCAAGAGTTGAatgatgaagaaaagaaaatggcaATCATCATTGAGACTCTAATAATTGCCATGGAGAAGTTTGCTTGGTAATTTCACTTGGCCTTTATTGATCAATGCTTAGCTAGGTATTTCATCTTTTTCCGATTGAAAGCTGGCCGGGGCCTTTGGCTGTGGAAAATATCTCAATGGTTTGTCGGAGTTGTGGTTTGACCCAAGACTGACCCcagcaaacaaaaaaaaaaaaaaaaaaaaaaaacctatgttCAACGATCAAAATGTAAAGGAGAAAGAGCAAAAGACAACCATAGCTGGTGACTTTGCAACATTAATTACCTCAGCCATTAATCCTTGGGAAATAGACTAAAAACGTTATTTTGCCgggggaaaaacttaaaaaataatcCGTGGTTCACTTATCAAAAACATGAAGTGGAGTTAGCAATCAGGTTTGGCATGTAGCGACATAATTGGCCAATGGTTGGGTGCTTTCTTAGCTTTTACACTTGTGAAATTGCCAAAACAGTCGCTCGTAATTCCACAAGCTTTCTAGCACTTTAAAAATTCAAacattttgtttcaaaatatCTTGTTTATGTACAGCATACCAAATTTAAGTGGTGAAAGTTTAAGGAGTTtctttattactattttttttttgaagtacaGTATACAATCAACTGGAGTTAGAAGTGAAATAGACCTTTAGCTCATACTATGATTATAAACTTTGACTGAATTGGATGTTTTGGGAAGGGAAAAATGAGCATGTTCTTGCGGATTTCAATTTTTACAATTGAATTATTTGCCTATGATATGATCACAAGTTTAACTTAAATGGAGTTGTGATAATAGAAGATTCTCGAAAGAAGACTTCAAAAGGTGGAAATTGAAAATGAGTGGAAATTAATGGGGAATTAACCAGTTATTTGGATACTTGAATTAAATACTTGAATTATTTGTTCTTATGGTTCCTCTCTCTTCTAACAATATGATTAatttgtataaattttttttatccatATGGATTAACttagtgttaaaaaaaatttaactgtTAGTTGATAGATTTATCAATATTGCTGGAAATTAAATATTTGTTGATGTAGAAAACAAATCGCAAAATCTTTTGTACTTAGTTAAGTAGGAAAATGTAACAAGTTTTATGGTTATTATAAAAATTGTAATTATCTAAAAAATATCCGTACACAAACAGGTAGAATATCTATTGATTTTTTTATATGTGTTATAATATTTGAtgaatattattatattatagtAAAAGTATGtaaagaagtttttaaaaattagtatgaTAGTTAAGTATAATTATTACATTAATTTTCTAAACTTAATATAAATGAACTTGTAAGATCatcattaattttttatttaaattattcatgcTTGCACGAATTCATagtaaagtaaaaaaataaaccatGCCAAGGCACATGCAAGATACTAGTTCAAATTAATGTTGTACGCGTATAGGAGTCACAAAACGATTT is drawn from Coffea arabica cultivar ET-39 chromosome 1c, Coffea Arabica ET-39 HiFi, whole genome shotgun sequence and contains these coding sequences:
- the LOC113719853 gene encoding putative disease resistance protein RGA3 is translated as MADALISSTIQVTLETAVSLASDRIGLLVGFKKDVASMTHSLGFIKDVLADAEERQNQSRGVQRWLKCLEEVAYDAQNVLDELYYESLRHQVESRNRPKLKVFSFSNINLAFRWRMASKVRDVKLKLKEINQEANGLGLVSRLVMTAALPAAPAVGDIGIRQTDSVLVPIIGRADDESNILKILLSPSEKVVSVLPIFGMGGLGKTTLAKSIYNNQQIDGQFEKKLWVCVSKKVPVVELFKLMLVQLMKRKVEVDDRNVIVEDIQNQLGGKRYLLVLDDVWDDNRALWDNFFTTLKGLNPTNGSWCLVTTRLGPVAHSVSRVLGMMENEPYPLGKLPDDHCWLIVKEKVVGGEEEPDELKAIKKRIIKRCNGLPLAASVIGGLLSLKRKEEWPSILENRLSSLSAGGDGVMEILKLSFDCLPSPAVKKCFAYCSMFPKDTEMERDMLIELWMAEGFLHAGLENKTMEEIGEYYLEILLQSSLLEEIRDAWGRYYKMHDMVHDVAKSIMSKSTKVINSEIGSEDNGNQVRCLVIDSFGEGTINLIESRSNLLHTLFLSRGSLSDDMLMKLKNLHVLNLSGVEYENLPISIGKLIHLRYINFGGSRSETLPESVCKLYNLQTLRLWNSDVKHLPKGTPNLISLRHLHFYTPATEFQMPLEMGRLTCLQTLRFFNVGREKGRQIGELGNLKNLKGELEIRNLKLVKDREGAEEAKLSEKANLFRLCLEWARDREGDNYNDEDVLDGLQPHPNLEELVICDFMGDQFPRWLMELPTTTTLPESATTLPKLARLKFNWCHRCRELLPLQNFTSLKELEIRRCDGLTNLPGDMLHSCTSLQKLWVTYCDNLISFPLDLQQTPALLELGLTCCPKLKTSMTPKGFGFLTGLRELAIGPFSDDGDDHENSSIYNEFDWSGLTSSSSSSSSALRRLFLIGLPHTESLPPHIQYLTTLTSLTLRDFGGIKALPDWFGNFAALEELHLRGFKELGHLPSEDAMRSLTKLKCLDVYGSPLLKERCTPESSGPDSQWSKVSHIQDLDIS